One window from the genome of Eucalyptus grandis isolate ANBG69807.140 chromosome 7, ASM1654582v1, whole genome shotgun sequence encodes:
- the LOC104452749 gene encoding uncharacterized protein LOC104452749 produces the protein MMAMKMKTKEMLLAVLILTAVFSRMDVVVEAGPEDCDDACSTACVQYEPNSRLVSRCNRKCAIRCGPDVAAEGNVG, from the exons ATGATGgcgatgaagatgaagactaaGGAGATGCTGCTGGCGGTGCTGATCCTGACCGCGGTCTTCTCGCGGATGGACGTCGTCGTCGAGGCCGGCCCCGAGGATTGCGACGACGCTTGCTCCACCGCGTGCGTCCAGTACGAGCCCAACT CGAGGCTGGTGTCGCGGTGCAACCGCAAGTGCGCGATCAGGTGCGGACCAg ACGTTGCGGCGGAGGGAAATGTGGGCTGA